The DNA segment TCCAAAGAGCCCTATTCGATGAGCTGCCAGGCCTACTAGGAAGCAGAGACCCGCCGAAGTTATGAATAGAGTATGTGGGAGGGAGCCTGCGTAAAGTTCATAAAACACAGCTGGAAGGGCTCCAGCTGCCATGACTAGCCAGACCACGTCACTCACCATCCGCGTCTTAAGATCCTTGATTGAGGCGTACCCTAGACACGAAGCTACTATTAGTAGCCTGACAACCTCTACTAAGTGGCTCATCCCTAAGCTTTATACGGGGCTGTAGGGAGTATTAGGCTTGCTAAGCGAGGGGGTGGTTTATTGAGGCTTAAGGGCTCCGGGAGGCTCTATGAGTGTCCGAAATGCGGCTCTACGTTTGAGATATCCTACGCCCGCACCTTTGCTTGCGGAGGCTGTCCCTCGTCCGTGAGCGGATGTAGCTATGTTAAATGTCCTTCTTGTGGCTATGAGTGGCCGGCTTAGCCGGCTTAATTACCCTAAGCGCCTTCATCCTACTCATTCCCTCCTCTAGGAAGTTTAAGAAGCTGAGCCCTACGTGCTCTACCTTAATGGAGGCTATGGCTGAAGCGAAGAGCCCAGCCTCTAGTAGGCTGTACCCCTTAAGCCTACTGAATATAAAGGCCCCTGCGTATACATCTCCCGCCCCCGTGGGGTCTATGGCTCTGGTCTGGTAAGCCGGTATCTTGTACAGCTTCCTCCCATCATAAATTATGGAGCCCTGGTCGGCCAAGGTAACTATGCCCACTTTAGCCCCCCACCTCCTTAGCTCTCTTACGGCCTCCTCTCTCTCCATCTGCGTCATTACCCTCGCCTCCTCCTCGTTAGGCTTGACGTAGTCGCAGAGCTTAACGACTTCTTTTAGCCTCTCCTCTCTCGCGAGGACTATCTCTCCTCTCGGAGCTAGCTTTCTAACTAGCCCTTGAGGGTCTAGGAATAACTCTGCCTCCGTGTTCTTCCTTATGAACTCCAGTAGCTCAAGATCTACCTCCTGCATAACTGGGCCTATTAGTATGACCCTAGCGTCTAGTAACTCGAGGGGTATGTCTACGCGCCTAAGTTTCTCAAACCCCCCGATCACTTCTAATGTCCTGCTCCTTAGGTCTAGGCTGTACGTTAGCTTAAACCCCCCTGTGCTTAAGCTCTCTCTAATGTAGACTTGGCTCAGCCCATGGCTCGCTAGATCGTACAGAAGTTTTTTAAGCAGCACTCCGCCAGCGCGCCCTATTAGTGCAACTTTCTGAAGCCCTAGCCTCTTAGCTGTAAGTGCAGCGTTTACGCTACAGCCAGAAAGTATCCTTTCATGGGTCTTGACGTAGGGGGTCTCGATTATATCGTAGACAGGGTTTCCTATGCAGACTAAGTCGTACATGTCTATTCCTTAGCCTCCCGAGCTCTCCATGCTATTAGTAGCCTCTGAGCTACTGTTAAGTGCGATAGGCTGCCAACTATGATTGCCGCATAATCTATCGAGGCGTGGTGTACTGAGTAGGCTAGCATCCCTATGCCTAGCACCAAGAGCTTCTCCTGCCTCTCCATCAACCCTCCTTTTACACTGCCTCTCCCTAAGGATGCTTGTGCCTCAGCTCTAGAGTAACTGGCCATGACCATTCCGAAGAGGGTAAATACACCCCACCACCACTTGAGGAAGCCCCCTAGCATTAGGCCGAGTAAGAGGGCGAACTCCACATAGCGATCGGTCACCTTGTCTAGCACGTCCCCAAAACTCGAGGCTTTCCTCGAGGCTCTGGCTAGGGCTCCATCAACTACGTCGATGAAGCACGCTAAGGCTAAGAGGCCGAGCCCTAGGTAGAGGTAGCCTAGGTATAAGGCATAGCAACAGCCGGCTGCCACAATTAAGCCGAGGAGGGTTACTGCGTTAGGTGCTATCCCTAGGTGGGCTAGGGCTAAGCCGAGTGGCTTTATAGCCTCTTCATAAAGCTCCCTAACCTTTCCCAGCAAATTTCTCACCGAAGAGAGCCCTCAAGGTGCCCTCTAGGAACTTCTTCGCCTTCTCAAAAGCCTCAACTCCTCTCTCGGTTAACTTATAGTAGCGCCTCCCTAGGGTGCTTAGTAAGCCTCCACGATACTCGCTTTGTAGAAGCCCCTCTCTCTCCATGCGGTAGAGGACTGTGTATATTGTTATTCTAGCCGGTGAGAAGCCAAACTTAAACTTAAGCTCCTTAGCTATCTCGTAGCCATACATAGGCTTCTCGAGCAGCATCTTGACTATGTAGAGCCATAGCACTTCTACTGTGAGCTTCCTCACAAGCCTCTCATAAGCCACGGATAACACCAAGCCGCTGTATTGATACTAAGCCTCCCCTCTTTAACTATTGAGGTAGTTAGGGCCT comes from the Candidatus Nezhaarchaeota archaeon genome and includes:
- a CDS encoding PfkB family carbohydrate kinase, giving the protein MYDLVCIGNPVYDIIETPYVKTHERILSGCSVNAALTAKRLGLQKVALIGRAGGVLLKKLLYDLASHGLSQVYIRESLSTGGFKLTYSLDLRSRTLEVIGGFEKLRRVDIPLELLDARVILIGPVMQEVDLELLEFIRKNTEAELFLDPQGLVRKLAPRGEIVLAREERLKEVVKLCDYVKPNEEEARVMTQMEREEAVRELRRWGAKVGIVTLADQGSIIYDGRKLYKIPAYQTRAIDPTGAGDVYAGAFIFSRLKGYSLLEAGLFASAIASIKVEHVGLSFLNFLEEGMSRMKALRVIKPAKPATHSHKKDI
- a CDS encoding CDP-alcohol phosphatidyltransferase family protein; protein product: MLGKVRELYEEAIKPLGLALAHLGIAPNAVTLLGLIVAAGCCYALYLGYLYLGLGLLALACFIDVVDGALARASRKASSFGDVLDKVTDRYVEFALLLGLMLGGFLKWWWGVFTLFGMVMASYSRAEAQASLGRGSVKGGLMERQEKLLVLGIGMLAYSVHHASIDYAAIIVGSLSHLTVAQRLLIAWRAREAKE
- a CDS encoding PadR family transcriptional regulator yields the protein MLSVAYERLVRKLTVEVLWLYIVKMLLEKPMYGYEIAKELKFKFGFSPARITIYTVLYRMEREGLLQSEYRGGLLSTLGRRYYKLTERGVEAFEKAKKFLEGTLRALFGEKFAGKG